The following proteins are co-located in the Escherichia fergusonii ATCC 35469 genome:
- a CDS encoding OmpA family lipoprotein — protein MKKRVYLIAAIVSGALAVSGCTTNPYTGEREAGNSAIGAGLGSLVGAGIGALSSSKKDRGKGALIGAAAGAALGGGVGYYMDVQEAKLRDKMRGTGVSVTRSGDNIILNMPNNVTFDSNSATLKPAGANTLTGVAMVLKEYPKTAVNVLGYTDSTGGYDLNMRLSQQRADSVASALITQGVAANRINTRGMGPANPIASNSTAEGKAQNRRVEITLSPL, from the coding sequence ATGAAGAAACGTGTTTATCTTATTGCCGCCATTGTGAGCGGTGCTCTGGCAGTATCTGGTTGTACAACTAACCCCTACACTGGCGAGCGCGAAGCGGGTAACTCTGCCATCGGTGCGGGTCTGGGTTCACTTGTTGGTGCAGGCATTGGCGCGCTCTCTTCTTCGAAAAAAGATCGCGGTAAAGGCGCACTGATTGGCGCAGCCGCTGGCGCTGCTCTGGGCGGCGGCGTTGGTTATTACATGGATGTGCAGGAAGCGAAACTGCGCGACAAAATGCGCGGCACTGGTGTAAGCGTAACCCGCAGTGGGGATAACATTATCCTCAACATGCCAAATAACGTCACTTTCGACAGCAACAGCGCCACTCTAAAACCGGCAGGTGCGAACACGCTGACCGGCGTTGCAATGGTACTGAAAGAGTACCCGAAAACCGCTGTAAACGTACTTGGCTATACTGACAGCACTGGTGGATACGACCTGAATATGCGTCTGTCTCAGCAACGTGCAGACTCCGTTGCCAGCGCATTGATCACTCAGGGTGTGGCGGCTAACCGTATCAACACGCGTGGTATGGGTCCGGCTAACCCAATCGCCAGCAACAGCACCGCAGAAGGTAAAGCACAAAACCGTCGCGTAGAAATTACCTTAAGCCCGCTGTAA